A segment of the Cohnella algarum genome:
TCGGCGGCACCTCGGCGTACACCTTGCGGCGAACGAGTCCGTCGTCCTCCAGCTCGCGGAGCTGGTTTGTCAGCATCTTCTGCGTAATCGAAGGGATGAGCCGCTTCAGCTCGCTGAACCGTTTCGTTCCTTCCAAACCCAGATGCCACAAAATGATAAGCTTCCATTTTCCGCCTATGACCGCCAGCGTCAGCTCTTTTTCGCAATTGATTTCTTTCAGGTTGATTCGTTCTTTCAACTCGGTGGCCATGATATTCGAAGCCTCCCCTTTCAAAAGCCCCGCCGGGGCCCAATAGTATCCTTGCGGTAACTACATTACGGCAAAGTGCGTTCTTCCGAAAAAGACGGCATACGTCTAGAATAACCCCTGTACCCTAGCAAACACAACAAACGATTGGAGGAACGGTTATTATGCAACTGCAATTGGCGCTGGATCTGGTGGGCATCCCGGAAGCGATCGAACTCGTTCGGGAGGTCGAAGCGTTTATCGATATCGTGGAAATCGGCACCCCTGTCGTCATCAACGAAGGACTTCATGCGGTCAAAGCGGTCAAGGACGCGTTCCCGAAGCTTAACGTGCTGGCCGATCTGAAAATTATGGACGCGGGCGGCTATGAAGTAATGAAAGCTTCCGAAGCGGGTGCGGATATCGTGACCGTGCTCGGCGTCTCGGACAATTCGACCATCGTCGGAGCCGTGGAAGAAGCGAAAAAACGGAACAAAAAAATTATGGTCGACATGATCAACGTCAAAAATCTGGAGGAACGCGCGCAAGAGATCGACGGGCTCGGCGTGGATTATATTTGCGTCCATTCCGGATACGACCACCAGGCCGCGGGCCTCGACTCGTTTGCGGATTTGGCGGCGATCCAGCGCGTCGTCAAAAACGCCAAAACCGCGATCGCGGGCGGCATCAAGCTGGACACGCTGCCCGAGGTCGTGGCGGCGGGGCCGGATTTGGTCATCGTCGGCGGCGGGATTACCGGCCAGGCCGACAAGCCTTCGGTCGCCGCGGAGATGCGGCGGCTGATCGGACGGGCCTGACCCGATGGCCGGTCAGCAACGGCCCGTTGCCGCGGACGCTTGGACGGAACGCGTGCTGGAGGAGCTGATCCGCACGGTGGCGGCCGTGCCCGGGGCGGCTTTGGAGGCGGTCGCC
Coding sequences within it:
- a CDS encoding winged helix-turn-helix transcriptional regulator; protein product: MATELKERINLKEINCEKELTLAVIGGKWKLIILWHLGLEGTKRFSELKRLIPSITQKMLTNQLRELEDDGLVRRKVYAEVPPRVEYSMTEYGEGLMPILKLMYEWGKDYGEKVVWK
- the hxlA gene encoding 3-hexulose-6-phosphate synthase; its protein translation is MQLQLALDLVGIPEAIELVREVEAFIDIVEIGTPVVINEGLHAVKAVKDAFPKLNVLADLKIMDAGGYEVMKASEAGADIVTVLGVSDNSTIVGAVEEAKKRNKKIMVDMINVKNLEERAQEIDGLGVDYICVHSGYDHQAAGLDSFADLAAIQRVVKNAKTAIAGGIKLDTLPEVVAAGPDLVIVGGGITGQADKPSVAAEMRRLIGRA